The following coding sequences are from one Nilaparvata lugens isolate BPH chromosome 4, ASM1435652v1, whole genome shotgun sequence window:
- the LOC111049866 gene encoding uncharacterized protein LOC111049866 — MEESSATDPLDIQKEEDESPSFEQLSEKGNSSTQLDPDDCSSTHKGDKSSSDISLSVGDVNLPSSSKLSTDQKKDSTESANADNDLQRNSSTNNTRVSSAPASQNGNNDQNIEESLKTDSENDKDVNSDKSRGSFYQESAEDHEESTDNVFEESDNVHEKSGNVLEESENVVEEFLTLKMPQDTSSNSCDESSKSTTVEDRNSLKVSSENSGRNEDANTSNDDIASQLLFGNDDIEAYKKSSSNFEENEKSKNDYIVPQNNQKKGRISDNSTEDSSAATTNVERDMCALFSELAESDKRETPITSKNKSNKTANEKQNCSKTIGSEVGDAISPKGKVSGSNALLEDENTDFNTNRIEIKEEIESIENDNSMPGFDNDDTYSSDHLQESLIEACKRECSVVLERCDASLLNDTNPYQSDMKIVSVESLSSMNYDKKHGIVWSYFIKKTPTLAECKICGRALLHKRLSNLTRHLQTVHDHEKRNPELDKPSVKPGRESTNFKKIKDHTFKNQPLNYFSFINSQTARCKLCFQYMPYRCLDDLQILKSHLLHKHGEEELADKVQKKPARNIKAVADEEEKEEEEDEEDGDDEDKDKDYEGESNGETSDVGENVSERKPRQRTWSYFTKLERGLAQCNECLKCFSYSSGNLQSLTRHLRMSHNAKRSANQSSQKSAPPQKRQKLELPKKAEQKLELPKKAKHRFILPKKAESNSQSTNKTNSQTITSTTSPTGQQFLKYYSFLRSENALCKRCNTKVSYNNKNTKSLLDHYNQCSAQPQLDDVTKKNAKPGRPRKILKDESIRDPDFVTPDILENDEHPYPNKHKTQLMAAVQLSPKDKDWKHFKKINGFWARCVHCSKTVSHRGDSSQIEHHLKICNKYAASLDASLDDIPLNFRLKNQTKPYTLGDCYYRKKLEYNLSEIRRFFRRLSDDRLMCKLCLKNIQCSDTLTEILMSHILQEHVRKLFKPKAGSNEGNLPETSESPVCTTPPNNTNATLMSSPPQSNVRPLSIQKVQAQSTPLPTRRRRAAAAKPNVPIAKLQPNADKNEDQILSKCSFTLKYYLEFSANRQQCKLCNKQFVGNKSANLMFLSQHLLDCHLGKVIDDETRLSNSEENDQRKAIMRCTRRRIVNQFSKIDGTKVSCKMCTIHLEKNDFETMKTHLLTKHQDYLKTILKEVKRIENYKCSDMRTLKRLLTIRKKRNLQAKCSLCSREVYYRIGNTKPLRNHLLKLHKKTIGKSSVSKVSVWKHFTKQDVLKSKCEICYKFISTKVHCNHKVPKLVSLSTGLRLKKDTTKSEPENKSTELTLKNSSSSTQDSIKKQCYYFSALKRYNNVCIFCSPSLKNANKIICKIACRFNHGNEYINWLYKNDPVDQTFITANQTDCPQKTLSLLEMFDELKNKKMNSIKLCYSEFSNKYHCNLCCESISANYLRFSLHFDHALVKHKGLLSMHRAIKGAINAAAADRPTASARPQPPQTTKSPMQTTKSPMQTPSPKNTKLVKVKLWQHFKVVGSELASCNFCKLNFKYSSKNVDTLASHLRAMHLSDLLKLSNKSQPYHQPLKNTTPRNALQNTTPRNALQNTTPRNALQSTTPSNAFTTSSSTDESVKYANTWKYFTEIDKGAKCKLCAKQFLFSDKTHVAPLTRHLQTVHKITPAVGVSSPVPLPVPVPTQNKVTSEQPTLAQTKWAWQHFEKDGSRPQTAKCKLCLIYCSCTAEDGDLSVVLLKHLRIVHNKWLVNVGNKLMQNNMTPKRSADTEVAVKQPQKKVKFDDEISEDNNNSPSPPPNPSPAKSNPSPTKSIPSSSPAPSVSSDQLSEVSKKATLTTPKAKAKKSLKHFQDLEKTKTKKSLVWTYFTPIDGQPDFSRCNVCSKSISSKFGISILRTHLRVKHNILIVNMNQYSELKKTIGDTAAAVNLADVNPAGKINTTLPSGDGQVSPLKADQKMLNENITTPTNTTSTSLESKFEKRHPVWSYFKQEKNSNLLKCNLCSVYLSCKSGQISGLQNHLSAKHNIVFLEGFEGLKPPASGGEKSSPVKASLPTNPTIEKSPVEKPKPLQESPKTAKELYETTSVEESVVDNEVFYTSEDNLVTVTPRLDSGAVHYEIVETTEIPEVESADIVKVISDLLPNYSVGISDDVNATEISPQESELISNIVTSLGEQGATSEEGVHLDGDQVKSIAVLTGETQDASLTWDFYVKLSDNKVKCDVCSQVLTYDSDEAPNLAEHVQLNHPAELAQYKLSRLGFSDSCIIVVKNS; from the coding sequence ATGGAGGAAAGCAGTGCCACGGATCCATTGGACATTCAGAAGGAGGAAGATGAAAGCCCATCCTTTGAACAACTCTCGGAAAAAGGTAATTCAAGCACTCAACTTGATCCAGATGACTGTTCAAGTACACACAAAGGGGACAAATCTTCTAGCGATATTTCATTGAGTGTTGGTGATGTAAACCTTCCATCCTCGTCAAAATTGTCAACCGACCAGAAAAAGGATTCGACTGAATCCGCCAACGCAGACAATGATTTGCAACGGAATAGTTCAACTAACAACACAAGAGTGAGTTCGGCTCCTGCTTCTCAAAATGGAAATAATGATCAAAACATTGAAGAGAGTCTTAAAACAGATTCAGAAAATGATAAAGATGTAAATTCAGATAAAAGCCGGGGCTCTTTTTATCAAGAATCAGCTGAAGATCATGAAGAATCAACAGATAATGTTTTTGAGGAATCAGATAATGTTCATGAGAAATCAGGTAATGTTCTGGAAGAATCAGAAAATGTTGTAGAAGAATTTTTAACTTTGAAAATGCCGCAGGACACATCTTCAAACTCGTGTGATGAAAGTTCAAAATCCACAACTGTAGAAGATCGAAACTCTCTTAAAGTCTCTTCTGAAAACTCAGGAAGAAACGAAGATGCAAATACATCAAATGATGATATAGCTAGTCAGCTCTTATTTGGAAATGATGATATTGAGGCATATAAAAAGTCATCGTCcaattttgaagaaaatgaaaaaagtaaaaatgattatATTGTCCCTCAAAATAACCAAAAAAAAGGTAGAATTTCAGATAATTCTACAGAAGATTCCAGTGCAGCAACTACTAATGTGGAGAGAGATATGTGTGCGTTATTTTCTGAGTTAGCTGAAAGTGACAAACGTGAAACTCCGATTACAAGTAAAAATAAAAGCAATAAAACGGCGAATGAAAAACAAAACTGTTCTAAAACTATTGGATCGGAAGTTGGAGATGCAATCTCTCCTAAAGGTAAAGTGTCTGGATCGAATGCTCTATTAGAGGATGAAAATACTGACTTTAACACTAATCGGATAGAAATAAAGGAAGAAATCGAATCAATTGAGAACGATAATAGTATGCCGGgttttgataatgatgatacCTACTCTTCAGACCATCTGCAAGAAAGTTTAATTGAAGCGTGCAAACGAGAATGCTCTGTTGTTCTTGAAAGATGTGACGcatctttgttgaatgacaccAATCCTTATCAGTCTGACATGAAAATAGTATCTGTAGAGTCTCTATCTTCTATGAATTACGATAAAAAACATGGCATTGTTTGGTCGTATTTTATTAAAAAGACGCCTACATTGGCAGAGTGTAAGATTTGTGGTCGAGCTTTACTGCATAAGAGATTGTCTAATCTAACTCGACACTTGCAGACAGTCCATGACCATGAGAAGAGAAATCCTGAATTGGATAAGCCTTCAGTGAAGCCCGGCCGGGAATCTactaatttcaagaaaatcaaaGATCACACCTTTAAAAATCAGCCTTTAAATTATTTCTCATTTATCAACTCACAAACGGCTAGGTGTAAATTGTGCTTTCAATATATGCCATACAGATGTCTAGATGATCTTCAAATTCTAAAATCGCATTTACTCCATAAACACGGTGAAGAAGAGCTCGCAGACAAAGTCCAAAAGAAGCCTGCTAGAAACATCAAAGCTGTcgcagatgaagaagaaaaagaagaggaggaagatgaggaagatGGAGACGATGAAGATAAAGATAAGGATTACGAAGGTGAGTCGAACGGAGAAACTTCCGATGTTGGTGAAAATGTTAGTGAAAGAAAGCCTCGCCAACGTACCTGGTCGTATTTCACAAAATTGGAAAGAGGCTTGGCTCAGTGTAACGAATGCCTCAAGTGCTTTTCATACAGCAGTGGAAATTTACAGAGCCTTACAAGGCATCTGAGAATGTCACACAATGCTAAAAGGTCTGCCAATCAATCTAGCCAGAAGTCGGCTCCACCTCAAAAGAGGCAAAAGCTCGAATTGCCGAAGAAAGCTGAACAAAAGCTTGAATTGCCGAAGAAAGCTAAACACAGGTTCATATTGCCGAAGAAAGCTGAATCAAACTCCCAATCTACTAACAAAACTAATTCACAGACTATCACTTCAACTACATCGCCAACTGGACAACAATTTTTGAAGTACTATTCATTTTTAAGATCCGAAAATGCGTTGTGTAAGAGATGCAACACGAAAGTATCCTACAATAACAAGAACACAAAGAGTTTGCTCGACCATTATAACCAATGTTCTGCCCAACCGCAATTGGATGATGTGACTAAAAAGAATGCTAAGCCTGGTCGACCAAGAAAGATCTTGAAAGACGAAAGTATTAGGGACCCTGATTTTGTGACACCAGATATTCTTGAAAATGATGAACATCCTTATCCAAACAAGCATAAAACACAACTGATGGCAGCCGTACAATTGTCGCCTAAAGACAAAGATTGGAAACActtcaagaaaataaatggctTTTGGGCAAGATGTGTGCACTGTTCAAAGACAGTTAGTCACAGAGGTGATTCATCGCAAATAGAGCACCATCTGaagatttgcaacaaatatGCCGCCAGCCTGGATGCCAGCTTGGATGATATTCCTTTGAATTTCCGGCTCAAGAATCAAACCAAGCCTTATACATTGGGTGACTGTTACTATCGTAAAAAACTTGAATACAATCTTAGTGAAATAAGGAGATTTTTCAGGAGGTTGAGTGATGATAGATTGATGTGTAAGCtgtgtttgaaaaatatccaatGTAGCGACACTCTAACTGAGATATTGATGTCTCATATTCTACAAGAGCATGTTAGAAAACTTTTCAAACCAAAAGCAGGCTCCAATGAAGGAAACCTGCCAGAAACAAGTGAGAGTCCAGTGTGCACAACGCCACCCAATAACACCAACGCCACCCTGATGTCGTCGCCGCCTCAATCCAATGTTCGTCCGTTATCCATACAAAAGGTGCAGGCTCAGTCAACGCCACTGCCCACTAGGAGAAGAAGGGCTGCTGCTGCTAAACCCAATGTCCCAATAGCCAAACTCCAGCCAAATGCAGATAAGAATGAGGATCAAATTCTATCCAAATGCAGCTTCACCTTGAAATATTACCTCGAATTCTCTGCCAACCGGCAGCAATGTAAGCTCTGCAATAAACAGTTTGTTGGTAACAAATCAGCAAATTTGATGTTTCTCTCACAACATCTGCTTGACTGTCATTTGGGTAAAGTTATTGATGATGAAACGCGTTTATCAAATTCGGAAGAAAATGATCAGAGAAAAGCTATAATGAGGTGTACAAGGCGTAGAATTgtcaatcaattttcaaaaattgacgGTACAAAAGTGTCATGCAAAATGTGTACTATtcatcttgaaaaaaatgattttgaaactATGAAGACtcatttattgacaaaacatcaAGACTATctgaaaactattttgaaagAAGTCAAAAGAATTGAGAATTACAAGTGCTCAGATATGAGAACACTCAAGAGACTACTGACTATACGCAAAAAGCGTAACTTGCAAGCCAAATGTTCATTGTGCTCCCGTgaagtttattatagaataggAAATACCAAACCACTTCGCaatcatttattgaaattgCACAAAAAAACAATTGGTAAAAGCTCAGTTTCTAAAGTTAGTGTGTGGAAACATTTCACAAAACAGGATGTATTGAAAAGCAAGTGTGAAATTTGTTACAAGTTCATCTCAACAAAAGTTCATTGTAATCACAAAGTTCCAAAATTGGTTAGCTTATCAACTGGGTTGAGATTGAAAAAAGATACAACCAAGTCAGAACCTGAAAACAAATCAACTGAGCTCACATTGAAAAACTCAAGTTCAAGTACACAAGACTCAATTAAGAAACAGTGTTACTACTTTTCCGCTTTGAAACGGTATAATAACGTATGCATATTCTGTTCACCATCTCTAAAAAatgcaaacaaaataatttgtaaaatcgCATGTCGTTTTAACCATGGGAATGAATATATTAACTGGCTATACAAAAATGATCCAGTGGATCAAACATTTATTACAGCCAATCAAACCGATTGTCCCCAGAAAACACTTTCACTCCTAGAGATGTTTGACGAACtcaaaaataagaaaatgaattCTATCAAGTTGTGctattccgaattttcaaacaaatatcATTGCAATCTCTGCTGTGAGAGTATAAGTGCAAACTATCTGAGATTCAGTTTGCATTTCGACCATGCACTAGTGAAACACAAAGGGTTGCTGAGTATGCACAGAGCTATCAAAGGAGCTATCAACGCAGCAGCAGCTGATCGGCCAACTGCGAGTGCGCGGCCTCAACCACCGCAAACCACCAAATCACCCATGCAAACCACCAAATCACCCATGCAAACACCGTCgccaaaaaatacaaaattagtcAAAGTAAAACTATGGCAACACTTCAAAGTGGTTGGATCAGAATTGGCGAGCTGCAATTTCTGTAAGTTGAACTTCAAATACTCATCTAAAAACGTTGACACTTTGGCCAGTCATCTACGAGCAATGCATCTAAGTGACCTTCTGAAACTGAGCAATAAGAGTCAACCGTATCATCAGCCACTGAAAAACACCACTCCTAGAAACGCCCTGCAAAACACCACTCCTAGAAACGCCCTGCAAAACACCACTCCTAGAAACGCCCTGCAAAGCACCACTCCTAGTAATGCCTTCACCACTAGTAGTAGTACTGATGAAAGTGTGAAATATGCTAACACCTGGAAGTATTTCACTGAGATTGATAAAGGAGCCAAGTGCAAGCTGTGTGCAAAACAGTTTCTTTTCAGCGATAAAACTCACGTGGCTCCCTTGACCAGGCATCTCCAAACAGTACACAAAATCACGCCGGCAGTAGGAGTATCGAGCCCTGTCCCGCTCCCGGTCCCGGTCCCGACCCAGAATAAAGTGACCTCTGAGCAGCCGACACTCGCACAGACAAAATGGGCGTGGCAGCATTTCGAGAAAGACGGGTCGCGACCTCAAACAGCCAAATGCAAGCTGTGCTTAATCTATTGCAGTTGTACAGCTGAAGATGGCGATCTTTCGGTCGTTCTGCTCAAACACCTTCGCATCGTTCATAACAAGTGGCTGGTCAATGTTGGAAATAAACTAATGCAAAACAATATGACACCAAAAAGATCAGCTGATACTGAGGTGGCAGTCAAACAACCTCAGAAGAAAGTCAAGTTCGACGATGAAATCAGTGAAGACAACAACAACTCACCCTCACCCCCTCCCAACCCCTCGCCAGCCAAGTCCAACCCCTCACCAACCAAGTCCATCCCCTCCTCCTCGCCTGCCCCTTCTGTTTCAAGCGATCAATTATCAGAAGTTTCGAAGAAAGCAACATTAACTACTCCCAAAGCCAAAGCCAAGAAATCGTTGAAACATTTCCAAGACCTAGAAAAAACGAAGACCAAGAAGAGCTTAGTTTGGACTTATTTCACACCAATTGACGGTCAGCCTGATTTCTCAAGGTGTAATGTTTGCTCGAAAAGTATATCCAGTAAATTTGGTATCAGCATTTTACGAACACATCTGCgtgtcaaacataatatccTGATTGTCAACATGAATCAATactctgaattgaaaaaaaccATAGGTGACACCGCAGCAGCCGTCAATCTTGCAGATGTCAATCCGGCTGGAAAAATAAATACCACTTTGCCATCCGGTGATGGGCAAGTCAGTCCACTCAAAGCCGATCAAAAGATGTTGAATGAAAACATCACTACTCCAACCAATACAACTTCAACTTCATTGGAGTCGAAATTTGAGAAGAGACATCCTGTTTGGTCTTACTtcaaacaagagaaaaatagTAATCTGTTGAAGTGCAATCTGTGCTCAGTTTACCTGTCATGCAAGAGTGGGCAAATAAGTGGCTTGCAAAACCATCTAAGTGCAAAGCATAACATTGTGTTTTTAGAAGGTTTCGAAGGATTGAAGCCACCGGCGTCTGGAGGAGAAAAAAGTTCGCCTGTCAAGGCATCCTTGCCCACCAATCCAACAATTGAAAAGTCCCCGGTTGAAAAACCGAAACCACTCCAGGAATCTCCAAAAACGGCAAAAGAACTGTATGAAACGACCTCTGTCGAAGAATCTGTCGTCGATAATGAAGTGTTTTATACGTCAGAAGACAATCTGGTGACGGTGACCCCTAGACTCGACTCAGGCGCAGTGCATTATGAAATCGTGGAAACGACTGAGATTCCCGAAGTGGAATCGGCCGACATTGTGAAGGTGATCAGTGATTTGCTACCCAATTACAGTGTGGGTATTTCGGATGACGTGAATGCCACAGAAATATCGCCACAAGAATCCGAGTTGATTTCGAACATAGTGACTTCGCTGGGTGAGCAGGGCGCCACCTCCGAAGAAGGCGTTCACCTGGACGGTGACCAGGTGAAGAGCATAGCAGTCCTGACCGGTGAGACGCAGGATGCCTCCTTGACGTGGGACTTCTACGTCAAATTGTCCGACAATAAGGTCAAGTGCGACGTCTGCTCTCAGGTGCTCACCTATGACAGCGATGAAGCGCCAAATCTAGCTGAACATGTTCAGCTCAACCATCCTGCCGAACTGGCGCAGTACAAACTTTCTAGGTTAGGATTCAGTGATTCATGTATTATAGTAGTCAAAAACtcataa
- the LOC111049859 gene encoding uncharacterized protein LOC111049859, which yields MPNQEETPTSGKSVYQSRLRTNNVVDYSYKKRKIRYVNPLAKVVQEKRCKVHQVRTTKNVNHSSNKRKMNYVNPFAVERKKKKVEAYQSRSKNVIGSSNESINRIEESIAIKREEDLAYNFRSRKIVNYSFTKKRAKRSKKEKEDGHPIKLEPDEDDLPIKRWLELKSEPIGDDGQITSEPDEDDLPIKRWLELKSEPIGDDGQITSEPDEDDLPIKRWLELKSEPIGDDGPITSELRTDDLIKSELRLELNIKSENNESSMKSVDSEFDVHPLIKNNEDDSSIPEMVVRAPPPTFEYVCPKDGALQEEIHSNAVNCEMKSPNLIIKTESTENGVRRDLEVSVDQCSTNTHIPISESVEDTSDDLQFIPNPVTLITINDDDDDDNEDCKSKVKLEIHTEETALNSVAIGELKPCEKTETKVNVDELLEGAAASDDSDIKTESGLFKQENESEMDYGDIFEYTIRDGGFNRLTEVSDVTESLESLFRDRNGLEEPNNGVLNAAYLRRYVWELENKYKRFEVYSFDGVADEVGGIEQLTEEQLQHSYYTNYQPEPQLSESQKEEIELEKDRICEEASGFNNHLWRRPLNGGPFAQTDDTPIPRCPEYIHAFTPAGQLVSMKTDADRPPKFRTDYDRRLWDFATIFNFNRYREDIEYGDYLPPTANAELESQVLQLGKEINHVIKSSPEMLPFEKMLMLNELKLHYWDKCVKTCLPHLEKLAECLLDEIIEAPVYLFSYIKHVQIYVAVRKVMLQKRYPGLRSKATLLYEKIKENAILGEETLDDYIFSHSKLLHEYFKNASVYDMMRLNASTARNTIIQQIGIELTEKKEEDDNALDQDAGENNASDDNDSDGSDNDDNDDDDGYSGTYDEVGSSSSFSDVSDSEHGELFFFEDDVFSDEDDVSDYDSSSDSSSSEDEALMDDIIREE from the exons ATGCCTAATCAAGAAGAGACTCCTACTTCTGGCAAGAGTGTATACCAATCTCGTTTGAGAACAAATAACGTTGTAGATTACTCATATAAGAAAAGGAAGATAAGGTATGTGAATCCACTTGCAAAAGTTGTACAGGAGAAAAGGTGCAAAGTGCATCAGGTGAGGACGACAAAGAATGTGAACCACTCGTCGAACAAACGCAAAATGAATTACGTAAATCCGTTCGCCGtcgaaagaaagaaaaaaaaagttgaAGCTTATCAGTCCAGATCAAAAAATGTTATTGGATCCAGCAATGAAAGTATTAACCGTATTGAGGAATCAATTGCTATCAAAAGAGAAGAAGATCTGGCTTATAACTTCAGATCTAGAAAGATCGTCAACTATTCGTTTACTAAGAAAAGAGCTAAACGAtcgaaaaaagagaaagaagatggcCATCCAATCAAATTGGAACCAGATGAAGATGACCTCCCGATCAAAAGATGGTTGGAACTAAAATCAGAACCAATAGGAGATGACGGTCAAATCACATCGGAGCCAGATGAAGATGACCTCCCGATCAAAAGATGGTTGGAACTAAAATCAGAACCAATAGGAGATGACGGTCAAATCACATCGGAACCAGATGAAGATGACCTCCCGATCAAAAGATGGTTGGAACTAAAATCAGAACCAATAGGAGATGACGGTCCAATCACATCGGAACTAAGAACAGATGACCTGATAAAATCAGAACTCAGGTTGGAACTAAATATTAAATCTGAAAATAACGAAAGTTCAATGAAGAGtgttgattcagaatttgatgtgCATCcactaataaaaaataatgaagatgatTCATCGATTCCAGAGATGGTCGTTAGAGCTCCACCACCAACATTTGAATATGTTTGTCCCAAAGATGGTGCGCTACAAGAAGAGATTCATTCAAATGCCGTTAATTGTGAGATGAAGTCTCCTAACTTGATTATCAAAACAGAATCTACTGAAAACGGCGTCAGAAGAGATTTGGAAGTATCAGTTGATCAATGTTCCACGAACACTCATATTCCGATTAGCGAATCGGTTGAAGATACAAGTGACGACTTGCAATTCATCCCGAACCCAGTTACGCTCATAACaataaatgatgatgatgacgacgaCAATGAAGACTGTAAGTCTAAAGTGAAACTTGAAATACATACAGAAGAAACAGCCTTGAATTCAGTGGCAATTGGCGAATTGAAACCATGTGAGAAGACTGAAACTAAAGTAAATGTTGATGAATTGCTTGAAGGTGCTGCGGCAAGCGATGACTCTGATATAAAAACGGAATCAGGACTATTTAAACAGGAAAATGAGTCTGAAATGGATTATGGTGATATCTTTGAGTATACAATTAGAGATGGTGGATTTAATAGGTTAACGGAAGTGTCTGATGTAACTGAGTCGCTAGAATCGTTGTTCAGAGACCGGAATGGCCTGGAAGAGCCGAATAACGGCGTGCTGAACGCTGCCTATTTAAGACGCTATGTGTGGGAACTGGAGAACAAGTATAAGCGTTTTGAGGTGTACTCGTTCGACGGAGTGGCTGACGAGGTTGGTGGCATTGAGCAACTCACCGAAGAGCAACTCCAACATTCTTACTACACCAATTATCAGCCCGAGCCGCAACTGTCCGAGTCTCAGAAGGAAGAAATCgaattggagaaagatagaatttGCGAAGAAGCTTCTGGCTTCAATAACCATCTGTGGAGACGACCATTGAATGGAGGAC ctTTTGCACAGACTGATGATACTCCTATCCCGAGATGTCCTGAATACATTCACGCATTCACTCCCGCTGGACAACTTGTCTCTATGAAGACTGATGCTGATAGACCTCCAAAATTCAGG ACAGATTATGATCGCCGACTGTGGGACTTTGCtacaattttcaacttcaaccgTTACCGCGAAGACATCGAGTATGGAGACTATTTGCCTCCAACAGCTAATGCCGAATTGGAAAGTCAAGTCCTGCAACTGGGAAAGGAAATCAATCATGTCATTAAAAGCAGTCCCGAAATGTTGCCATTCGAGAAAAT GCTAATGCTGAATGAATTGAAACTTCATTACTGGGACAAATGTGTGAAAACTTGTTTACCACATCTAGAGAAACTTGCTGAATGTCTGttggatgaaataatagagGCTCCAGTGTACCTGTTTTCCTACATTAAACACGTACAGATATATGTGGCTGTCAGAAAG GTGATGCTTCAGAAACGATACCCAGGGCTGAGATCAAAAGCGACCCTTCTGTACGAGAAGATTAAG GAAAACGCAATTCTTGGAGAAGAAACCCTTGACGATTACATTTTCAGTCATTCCAAGCTGCTACACGAATACTTCAAAAATGCAAGTGTATATGATATGATGAGACTGAATGCTAGTACTGCTAGAA atacaaTCATACAGCAGATCGGTATCGAACTGACagaaaagaaggaggaagatgaTAACGCTTTGGATCAG GATGCGGGAGAAAACAATGCTAGTGATGACAATGACAGCGATGGctctgataatgatgataatgatgatgacgatggCTACTCTGGTACTTACGACGAGGTCGGCTCATCATCGTCGTTCTCTGACGTCAGTGACTCGGAGCATGGTGAACTGTTTTTCTTCGAGGACGACGTGTTTAGTGATGAAGATGACGTCAGTGATTACGATTCTTCATCGGATTCATCGTCATCAGAGGACGAAGCCTTGATGGACGATATCATCCGAG agGAATAA